The bacterium genome includes a region encoding these proteins:
- a CDS encoding glycosyltransferase gives MSAPPLHILCLSHLVWERRLFQRPQQLMACFDRLGHHVLYESLMSSRRWLTTPEDREARFGEHGRAVNRPFLPLSGRSVAVNRLSRRGLLSRGADFLNGAPAGRRVLWLQHPAFATLLDRLPHDLLVYDIMDPFESFRRTGADVAEMEAMLLDRADLVFTGGRSLHRQREARRPDAHCFPSGIDFEHFARGADDGPIPDDLQPIKRPILGYFGAVDERIDWPLVRALCTHRPDWNIVFLGPLVMIDRCPVDSPNFHHLGAKDYGTLPDYLRGFDVCLIPWLVNELTCTMSPTKTPEYLAAGRPVVSTPIPDVQSDYGDEVAIAADPEEFAARCEEALATGIGPSRKPPQARTWQETAEAMLALIQGKLEG, from the coding sequence GCCGCAGCAGTTGATGGCGTGCTTCGATCGGCTCGGGCACCATGTGCTGTATGAGTCGCTGATGAGTTCTCGCCGCTGGTTGACAACGCCCGAAGATCGCGAAGCGCGTTTCGGCGAGCACGGCCGCGCGGTGAACCGGCCGTTCCTTCCGTTGTCCGGGCGATCGGTGGCGGTGAATCGCCTGTCGCGCCGAGGCCTGCTGTCGCGGGGGGCAGACTTTCTGAACGGCGCTCCCGCCGGCCGACGCGTGCTGTGGCTGCAGCACCCGGCGTTCGCGACGCTGCTGGATCGCCTACCGCACGATCTGCTTGTGTACGACATCATGGATCCGTTCGAGTCCTTCCGCCGCACTGGGGCGGACGTCGCAGAGATGGAAGCGATGCTGCTCGATCGCGCGGATCTCGTCTTCACGGGCGGACGCAGCCTCCACCGCCAGCGGGAAGCTCGTCGCCCGGACGCGCACTGCTTCCCGAGCGGCATCGATTTCGAGCACTTCGCCCGCGGCGCCGACGACGGTCCGATCCCCGATGACTTGCAGCCCATCAAGCGACCGATTCTGGGATACTTCGGAGCGGTCGACGAACGCATCGACTGGCCGCTGGTGCGCGCGTTGTGCACGCATCGACCGGACTGGAATATCGTCTTCCTGGGACCGCTGGTGATGATTGATCGCTGTCCCGTCGACTCGCCGAATTTCCACCATCTTGGCGCGAAGGATTACGGCACCCTCCCGGACTACTTGCGTGGCTTCGATGTGTGCCTGATCCCGTGGCTTGTGAACGAACTGACCTGCACGATGAGTCCCACGAAGACGCCGGAATACCTCGCCGCCGGCCGGCCGGTTGTCTCAACGCCGATTCCCGACGTGCAATCCGACTACGGCGACGAGGTCGCCATAGCGGCCGATCCCGAAGAGTTCGCCGCACGTTGCGAAGAAGCCCTCGCCACCGGGATCGGCCCCAGCCGAAAGCCTCCCCAAGCCCGCACCTGGCAGGAAACCGCCGAAGCCATGCTTGCGCTCATTCAGGGGAAGCTGGAAGGTTGA
- a CDS encoding DUF190 domain-containing protein — protein sequence MEEQVQLRFYLTNFVQWHHEPLYEALVKRARHDGLAGATVLKGLMGFSTRDGKILREKALAFANELPVIVEMIDSAEALAAFRTDIAPMLKGALLTYERARVLARRARTDEPGAVPLAAAAPPPEKEAPWMEFGEKGTLLRLFLGDEDRDEDGKPLFEAIVYRARNAGLAGATVLRGQMGFGKHSHLHTAHLLTLSQDLPIVIEIVDTEENIEAFLPEVDRLVNEGLVTVEEVRIVKNVG from the coding sequence GTGGAAGAGCAGGTCCAACTGCGATTCTACCTGACGAACTTCGTCCAGTGGCACCACGAGCCGCTCTACGAGGCGCTGGTGAAGCGTGCTCGGCATGACGGCCTCGCGGGCGCTACGGTGCTGAAGGGCCTCATGGGTTTCTCGACGCGCGACGGCAAGATCCTACGCGAGAAGGCCCTCGCGTTTGCCAACGAGTTGCCCGTGATCGTCGAGATGATCGATTCAGCGGAAGCCCTCGCGGCCTTCCGCACCGACATCGCCCCGATGCTGAAGGGCGCGCTGTTGACCTACGAACGCGCACGCGTGCTGGCTCGTCGAGCCCGAACCGATGAACCCGGCGCCGTGCCGCTGGCCGCTGCCGCTCCCCCACCGGAAAAGGAGGCACCCTGGATGGAATTCGGTGAAAAAGGAACGCTGCTCCGCCTCTTCCTGGGCGACGAAGATCGCGACGAGGACGGCAAGCCGCTCTTTGAAGCGATCGTCTACCGAGCTCGCAACGCCGGCCTGGCCGGCGCGACGGTCCTGCGCGGCCAGATGGGCTTTGGCAAACACTCGCACCTGCATACGGCGCATTTACTGACGCTCTCCCAGGACCTTCCCATCGTCATCGAGATCGTCGATACGGAAGAGAACATCGAAGCCTTCCTCCCCGAAGTCGATCGCCTCGTGAATGAAGGTCTCGTGACCGTTGAAGAGGTTCGAATCGTCAAGAACGTCGGCTGA
- the crcB gene encoding fluoride efflux transporter CrcB, with protein sequence MLKNLIPYLLVALGGSAGAVARFATSAWIGNLSESRFPWGTFAVNIAGCFFLGFVGTMVAERLTDTPTIWRYAVAVGFLGSFTTFSTFKFETQGLLDDGAWILATLNVTLSIFIGLVAVRLGTLAARGLL encoded by the coding sequence ATGCTCAAAAACCTCATCCCTTACCTGCTTGTCGCGCTCGGCGGTTCCGCCGGGGCGGTGGCGCGTTTTGCGACTTCGGCGTGGATCGGGAATCTTTCCGAGAGCCGGTTCCCATGGGGGACTTTCGCCGTCAACATCGCGGGGTGCTTCTTCCTGGGGTTTGTGGGAACGATGGTGGCGGAACGACTGACCGACACGCCGACGATCTGGCGCTACGCCGTGGCGGTCGGTTTCCTGGGATCGTTCACAACGTTTTCAACGTTCAAGTTCGAGACACAAGGCCTGCTGGATGACGGCGCCTGGATCCTGGCAACGCTGAACGTGACGCTCAGTATCTTCATCGGCCTGGTCGCGGTGCGGCTGGGAACATTGGCCGCCCGCGGATTGCTCTGA